Proteins found in one Xenopus laevis strain J_2021 chromosome 1L, Xenopus_laevis_v10.1, whole genome shotgun sequence genomic segment:
- the ppwd1.L gene encoding peptidylprolyl isomerase domain and WD repeat-containing protein 1, giving the protein MASDRKRRGRSSSSSSSSSSSSEDKVPEKRRCEQNEEPEEDWVGPMPAEASQNKKRKVLEFERVYLDNLPSASMYEHSYMHRDIITHIVCTKTDFIITASHDGHVKFWKKIEEGIEFVKHFRSNLGVIESIAASSEGALLCTVGDDQAMKVFDVVNFDMINMLRLGYHPGQSEWIYCPGDAISAVACSEKSTGKIFVYDGRGDNQPMHVFNKLHSSPLTAIRLNAVYKVVVSSDKCGMIEYWTGPPRGYKFPNNVSWEYKTDTDLYEFAKCKACLTSISFSSDGKKMATVGSDRKVRIFRFLTGKLMRVFDESLSMFTELQQMRQQLPDMEFGRRMAVERELEKVDAMKLMNIIFDETGHFVLYGTMLGIKVINVETNRCVRILGKQENIRVMQLAVFQGVAKKHHAASTVEMKASENPVLLSIQPDPTIVCTAYKKNRFYMFTKREPEDTKSAESDRDVFNEKPSKEEVMAATQAEGSKRVSDSAILHTSMGDIHVKLFPVECPKTVENFCVHSRNGYYNRHTFHRIIKGFMVQTGDPTGTGMGGESIWGGEFEDEFHSTLRHDRPYTLSMANAGPSTNGSQFFFTVVPTPWLDNKHTVFGRVTKGMEVVQRISNSKVNPKTDKPYEDIAIISITVK; this is encoded by the exons ATGGCGTCCGACAGGAAACGTAGGGGAAGGAGCAGTAGCTCTAGTAGTAGTAGTTCCAGTAGCAGCGAGGATAAAGTACCGGAGAAGCGTCGGTGCGAGCAGAATGAGGAGCCGGAGGAAGATTGGGTGGGCCCAATGCCTGCCGAAGCCTCTCAGAATAAGAAGAGAAAAG TTCTTGAATTTGAGAGAGTATACTTGGATAATCTCCCCAGTGCTTCAATGTATGAACACAGCTACATGCACAGAGACATCATCACCCACATCGTATGCACAAA AACAGATTTTATCATCACTGCAAGTCACGACGGACACGTCAAGTTCTGGAAGAAAATAGAAGAGGGGATAGAATTTGTAAAACATTTCCGTAGCAATTTAG GAGTAATAGAGAGTATAGCAGCTAGTTCTGAGGGAGCCCTGCTGTGTACTGTTGGCGATGACCAAGCTATGAAAGTATTTGATGTGGTGAATTTTGATATGATCAACATGTTGAGGCTTGG TTACCACCCTGGCCAGTCAGAATGGATTTACTGCCCCGGCGATGCGATATCCGCTGTTGCGTGTTCTGAGAAAAGCACCGGGAAGATCTTTGTTTACGACGGTCGAGGAGATAACCAACCAATGCATGTATTCAACAAGCTTCACTCTTCCCCTCTAACTGCCATCCGGCTGAATGCCGTGTACAAAGTGGTCGTGTCTTCGGACAAGTGTGGGATGATTGAATACTGGACCGGTCCCCCCAGGGGATACAAATTCCCCAATAATGTCAGTTGGGAGTACAAGACTGACACTGACTTGTACGAATTTGCCAAGTGTAAAGCCTGTCTCACAAGTATTTCTTTTTCTTCGGATGGCAAGAAAATGGCCACTGTTGGGTCCGACAGAAAAGTTAGAATATTTCGCTTTTTGACTGGAAAGCTGATGCGTGTTTTTGATGAATCTTTAAGC ATGTTCACAGAGCTGCAGCAAATGAGGCAACAACTTCCAGACATGGAGTTTGGGCGCCGCATGGCAGTCGAGAGAGAGCTGGAAAAAGTGGATGCAATGAAGCTAATGAACATCATTTTCGATGAGACTGGGCACTTTGTACTGTACGGAACGATGCTGGGTATTAAAGTTATCAATGTTGAGACAAACAG ATGTGTCCGTATTCTGGGCAAGCAGGAGAACATCAGGGTGATGCAACTTGCCGTGTTCCAAGGAGTAGCAAAGAAACACCATGCTGCTTCCACAGTGGAGATGAAAGCCTCCGAGAATCCTGTGCTGTTGTCCATCCAGCCTGACCCAACCATCGTGTGCACGGCCTATAAAAAGAATCGATTTTATATG TTCACCAAAAGGGAACCAGAAGACACCAAAAGTGCAGAGTCAGACAGAGACGTATTCAACGAGAAACCatccaaagaagaggtgatgGCCGCCACTCAGGCAGAGGGATCTAAGCGTGTGTCAGACAGTGCTATTCTACACACCAGCATGGGAGATATTCATGTCAAATTATTTCCTGTCGA GTGCCCGAAAACAGTGGAGAACTTCTGTGTCCATAGTCGTAACGGCTATTACAATAGACACACGTTTCATCGTATCATTAAG GGATTCATGGTTCAGACCGGCGACCCTACTGGTACAGGGATGGGAGGGGAAAGCATATGGGGAGGAGAATTTGAAGATGAATTCCATTCAACATTGAGACATGATCGTCCCTACACTCTCAGTATGGCAAACGCTGGCCCCAGCACAAATGGCTCTCAGTTTTTTTTCACCGTGGTGCCTACA